A portion of the Microaerobacter geothermalis genome contains these proteins:
- the purH gene encoding bifunctional phosphoribosylaminoimidazolecarboxamide formyltransferase/IMP cyclohydrolase, which produces MKRALISVSDKKGIVPFAKELVNLGYEIISTGGTYKLLQSEGIQVTGIHEVTGFPEILDGRVKTLHPNIHSGLLAMLDKEEHRKQLKELNIQPIDLVVVNLYPFKETIQKSDVTFDEAIENIDIGGPTMLRSAAKNHRFVTVVVDSNDYERIITQLKEKGQIDEMTRRKLAAKVFRHTASYDAMIAGYLNEQLDVKFPNTLTITFEKVQDLRYGENPHQQAAFYREALLQKGNISSAQKLHGKELSYNNINDADAAIQIVKEFTEPAVVAIKHTNPCGVGVGNTIFEAYRKAYESDPISIFGGIVAANRPIDGDTAMQLKEIFLEIIMAPSFTEEALNILTTKKNLRLLALGDQLQQGASPSLRYHSVGGGLLVQEEDVKEIDEENLTCVTERKPTPEELKQLLFAWKVVKHVKSNAIVLAKNDQTIGVGAGQMNRVGSARIAIEQAGEKAKGSVMASDAFFPMPDTVEEAGKAGITAIIQPGGSIKDEDSIKEANKHGIAMIFTGQRHFKH; this is translated from the coding sequence ATGAAAAGAGCACTGATCAGTGTTTCAGATAAAAAGGGAATCGTTCCTTTTGCCAAGGAGTTAGTAAATCTTGGATATGAGATTATTTCCACCGGCGGAACCTATAAGCTGCTTCAGAGTGAAGGCATTCAGGTAACCGGGATTCATGAGGTAACAGGATTTCCAGAGATTCTTGATGGTCGCGTCAAAACTCTCCATCCCAATATTCATAGCGGTTTGTTGGCCATGTTGGATAAAGAAGAGCATCGTAAGCAATTGAAGGAATTGAATATTCAGCCAATCGATTTGGTGGTTGTTAATTTGTATCCATTTAAAGAGACCATCCAAAAATCTGATGTCACCTTTGATGAGGCGATAGAAAACATCGATATCGGCGGACCAACTATGCTTCGCTCTGCTGCCAAAAACCATCGCTTTGTTACGGTAGTTGTTGACTCTAACGATTATGAACGTATCATTACACAGCTAAAGGAAAAGGGTCAAATTGATGAGATGACCAGGCGTAAATTAGCAGCCAAAGTATTTAGGCACACCGCTTCTTACGATGCGATGATTGCCGGATATTTGAATGAACAATTAGACGTAAAATTTCCTAACACACTAACAATTACCTTTGAGAAAGTACAGGATTTAAGATATGGGGAAAATCCTCATCAGCAAGCGGCTTTTTACAGAGAAGCATTGCTGCAGAAAGGGAATATTTCCTCTGCTCAGAAGCTCCACGGGAAAGAACTCTCCTATAACAATATCAATGACGCGGATGCAGCCATCCAGATTGTGAAGGAATTTACTGAGCCAGCCGTGGTTGCCATTAAACATACCAATCCTTGCGGAGTAGGTGTCGGAAACACGATTTTTGAAGCTTATCGCAAAGCGTATGAATCAGATCCGATTTCCATCTTTGGCGGAATTGTTGCTGCAAACCGCCCCATTGATGGAGATACAGCCATGCAGTTAAAAGAAATCTTTTTGGAAATCATTATGGCTCCGTCATTTACAGAGGAAGCCTTAAATATTTTAACCACCAAGAAAAATCTCCGTTTGTTAGCCCTTGGGGACCAACTGCAGCAGGGAGCATCCCCATCCCTTCGCTACCATAGCGTCGGTGGGGGACTTTTGGTTCAGGAAGAAGATGTGAAGGAAATCGATGAAGAAAATCTGACCTGTGTCACGGAAAGGAAGCCGACGCCAGAAGAGTTAAAGCAGCTTCTCTTTGCCTGGAAAGTGGTAAAGCATGTGAAATCAAACGCCATCGTTTTGGCAAAGAATGATCAAACCATTGGAGTGGGGGCAGGGCAAATGAACCGAGTGGGCTCGGCACGGATCGCTATTGAGCAGGCTGGAGAAAAAGCAAAAGGTTCAGTGATGGCTTCCGATGCCTTTTTCCCAATGCCGGATACAGTGGAAGAGGCAGGCAAGGCGGGAATTACCGCTATTATTCAACCCGGGGGATCCATTAAAGATGAAGATTCCATCAAAGAGGCAAATAAACATGGAATTGCCATGATTTTTACCGGTCAAAGGCATTTTAAACACTAG
- the purN gene encoding phosphoribosylglycinamide formyltransferase: MKFAVFASGSGSNFQAIADAIKSGLLPGQLKLLICDRPGAFVLERANQAGIPSLLVDPKSYETKAEYEQFILSHLRKRDIQFVVLAGYMRLIGDTLLKEFEGRMINIHPSLLPSFAGKDAIGQALQYGVKVTGVTVHFVDQGMDTGPIIAQVPIFIEENETRESLTEKIHKTEHQLLIKVIGWLIQGRIRLNGRLVKIMDDEELKEAFK; encoded by the coding sequence GTGAAATTTGCTGTCTTTGCCTCTGGGAGCGGGAGTAATTTTCAGGCGATTGCAGATGCCATCAAAAGTGGGCTATTACCCGGTCAATTGAAATTACTAATTTGTGACAGGCCGGGTGCCTTTGTTTTGGAAAGGGCGAATCAAGCTGGGATACCCTCCTTGCTTGTTGATCCCAAATCATATGAAACAAAAGCTGAATATGAGCAGTTTATTTTATCTCATCTTCGCAAGAGAGATATTCAATTTGTTGTCTTGGCAGGATATATGCGCCTGATTGGCGATACGCTTCTTAAAGAATTTGAAGGAAGAATGATTAATATCCATCCATCCCTACTTCCTTCATTTGCTGGTAAAGATGCCATTGGTCAGGCCCTTCAATATGGAGTAAAAGTAACCGGAGTAACCGTCCATTTTGTGGATCAAGGCATGGATACAGGTCCGATTATTGCCCAAGTCCCCATCTTCATAGAAGAAAATGAAACCAGGGAAAGCCTAACGGAAAAGATTCACAAAACCGAACACCAGCTTCTAATTAAAGTGATTGGTTGGCTTATTCAAGGTCGCATTCGGTTAAATGGCCGATTGGTAAAAATTATGGATGATGAAGAGCTAAAGGAGGCTTTCAAATGA
- the purM gene encoding phosphoribosylformylglycinamidine cyclo-ligase, producing the protein MSEAYKQAGVNIDAGNEAVNRMKKHVKATFRPEVLTEIGGFGALFSLDTKKYKEPILVSGTDGVGTKLKIAFAMNRHDTIGIDAVAMCVNDIVVQGAEPLFFLDYLACDQVIPEKIEEIVKGISDGCKQAGCALIGGETAEMPGIYGEGEYDIAGFVVGVVEKEKMVDGRTIAPGDALIGLSSSGIHSNGYSLVRKVLIQDQGLTLQQKIPQLEKTLGEELLTPTRIYVKTILSLLQRFNIKGMAHITGGGFIENIPRILPDGAAVEIDYGSWPVPAIFQLIEEYGNIDKKEMFRTFNMGIGMVLVIPNGQVMPVMNFLSEQNERAYYIGRVIEGKKGVRFGGITL; encoded by the coding sequence ATGAGTGAAGCCTACAAACAGGCTGGAGTCAATATTGACGCTGGCAATGAAGCGGTAAATCGGATGAAAAAGCATGTGAAGGCTACTTTTCGCCCGGAAGTTCTGACGGAAATCGGAGGATTTGGTGCCCTTTTTTCCTTAGATACAAAAAAATACAAGGAGCCAATACTTGTTTCTGGAACTGACGGTGTTGGAACCAAGCTAAAGATCGCCTTTGCTATGAACCGGCATGATACCATCGGAATTGATGCAGTGGCCATGTGCGTCAATGATATCGTTGTTCAGGGGGCTGAACCCTTATTCTTTTTGGACTATTTAGCTTGTGATCAGGTAATCCCCGAAAAAATTGAAGAGATTGTAAAGGGGATTTCTGATGGCTGCAAACAGGCGGGCTGTGCTTTAATCGGTGGTGAAACAGCGGAAATGCCGGGGATCTATGGGGAAGGGGAATACGATATTGCTGGATTTGTTGTCGGTGTTGTCGAAAAGGAAAAAATGGTGGATGGGCGCACAATTGCACCAGGAGATGCGTTAATTGGGTTGTCATCAAGTGGAATCCACAGCAATGGGTACTCCTTGGTCAGAAAAGTATTAATACAAGATCAAGGGCTTACACTCCAACAGAAAATTCCTCAATTAGAAAAAACTTTGGGAGAAGAACTGTTAACCCCAACCCGGATCTATGTAAAAACTATTTTGTCCCTTCTTCAGCGATTTAATATAAAAGGAATGGCTCATATTACCGGAGGCGGTTTTATCGAAAATATTCCAAGGATTCTCCCGGATGGGGCTGCCGTAGAAATTGATTACGGTTCATGGCCCGTTCCTGCTATATTTCAGTTGATTGAAGAGTATGGCAATATAGATAAAAAGGAGATGTTCCGAACATTTAACATGGGAATTGGAATGGTTCTGGTTATCCCCAACGGGCAAGTAATGCCCGTCATGAATTTCCTATCCGAACAAAATGAGAGAGCTTATTATATCGGTCGAGTCATTGAAGGGAAAAAAGGGGTAAGGTTTGGAGGGATTACCCTGTGA
- the purF gene encoding amidophosphoribosyltransferase, whose amino-acid sequence MHDDMIWDKLNEECGVFGVFNHPEAPHLTYYGLHALQHRGQESAGIVASNGESFTSHRGMGLVTEAFSRGELERIYGNMAIGHVRYTTAGESKLENAQPLIFKYSQGQLALAHNGNLVNANQVKHQLERQGSIFQTTSDTEVIAHLIARSGYEKIEDSVRESLRMIKGAYALLIMTDNKLIVALDPNGLRPLSLGRIGDGYVVSSETCAFDTIGAAYEREIEPGEMLVIDKNGLHSERISGQTSRTICTFEYIYFARPDSDIDGINVHQARKQLGRKLAEEAPVAADLVTGVPDSSVSAAIGYAEAMGIPYELGLIKNRYVGRTFIQPSQEMRARGVRMKLSAVKKVVEGKRVVMIDDSIVRGTTSKHIIHLLREAGATEVHVRISSPPVKNPCFYGIDTSTREELVASKKSVEEIRQLIGADSLSFLSIEGMIEAIGRPNGHPNRGHCLACFNGSYPTEIYEDTQKPYQKC is encoded by the coding sequence ATGCATGATGACATGATCTGGGATAAATTAAACGAAGAATGTGGGGTATTTGGGGTGTTTAACCACCCTGAAGCCCCTCACCTTACGTACTACGGTCTTCACGCTCTACAGCATCGGGGCCAGGAGAGTGCCGGAATTGTCGCTTCCAATGGGGAGTCCTTTACCTCCCACCGGGGGATGGGTTTGGTAACAGAGGCTTTTTCAAGGGGGGAGCTGGAGCGGATTTATGGCAATATGGCCATCGGTCATGTGCGATACACAACAGCAGGCGAAAGCAAACTGGAAAATGCCCAACCCCTCATTTTTAAGTACAGTCAAGGCCAATTGGCATTGGCCCATAATGGAAACCTGGTGAATGCCAATCAGGTTAAGCACCAGTTGGAAAGACAAGGATCCATATTTCAAACCACCAGTGACACGGAAGTGATTGCCCATTTAATTGCCCGTTCCGGTTATGAAAAGATTGAAGATTCCGTAAGGGAGTCCCTACGGATGATTAAAGGAGCCTATGCTCTCTTGATCATGACGGACAATAAATTAATCGTCGCATTAGATCCCAATGGGTTAAGGCCGTTATCCCTTGGGAGGATTGGGGACGGTTATGTCGTTTCTTCAGAAACCTGTGCTTTTGATACTATCGGTGCAGCCTATGAAAGGGAGATTGAGCCGGGAGAGATGCTGGTGATCGATAAAAATGGCCTTCATTCAGAAAGAATTTCCGGACAAACTTCTCGAACGATCTGTACCTTTGAATATATTTATTTTGCCCGTCCGGACAGTGATATAGACGGAATTAACGTTCATCAAGCGAGAAAACAGTTGGGCAGAAAATTGGCTGAAGAGGCGCCTGTAGCAGCGGATTTGGTTACGGGGGTGCCTGATTCAAGTGTTTCTGCAGCCATAGGATATGCCGAGGCCATGGGGATTCCATATGAATTGGGTCTGATCAAGAATCGCTATGTTGGAAGAACCTTTATTCAGCCCAGCCAGGAAATGAGGGCCAGAGGAGTTCGGATGAAGCTGAGTGCCGTAAAAAAAGTGGTGGAAGGAAAACGAGTGGTCATGATTGATGATTCTATCGTTCGCGGAACCACGAGCAAACATATTATCCATCTTCTTCGGGAAGCAGGGGCTACAGAGGTCCATGTGCGAATTAGTTCACCTCCAGTGAAAAATCCATGTTTTTATGGAATTGATACGTCTACAAGGGAAGAGTTGGTTGCATCCAAAAAAAGTGTGGAAGAAATCAGACAGTTAATTGGAGCGGATTCCCTGTCATTTCTCAGCATTGAAGGCATGATTGAGGCTATTGGTCGTCCAAATGGGCACCCCAATCGTGGTCACTGTTTGGCATGTTTTAATGGCTCTTACCCGACAGAGATCTACGAAGATACCCAAAAACCATACCAAAAATGTTAA
- the purL gene encoding phosphoribosylformylglycinamidine synthase subunit PurL has translation MSIKEPTANQVFEHKLYRDMGLSDEEYNRVVEILGRRPNYTETGVYSVMWSEHCSYKNSKPVLRRFPTKGEKVLQGPGEGAGIVDIGDNQAVVFKIESHNHPSAIEPYQGAATGVGGIIRDVFSMGARPVALLNSLRFGHLDKAKVKYLFEHVVEGIAGYGNCVGIPTVGGEIYFDPCYEGNPLVNAMCVGIIDHDKIQKGVAKGIGNPVIYVGASTGRDGIHGATFASEELNESSEAKRPAVQVGDPFMEKLLLEACLELIDKGMVLGIQDMGAAGLTCSSAEMACKAGNGVELNLDLVPQREPGMTPYEIMLSESQERMLIVVERGKEEEVAQLFKKWGLLSAVVGKVTDDGRLRLLHKGEVVADMPVNSLVDGAPVYYKPSQTPQYYQEFANIDVLAAISEPKSYEEILKNILGSPTIASKKWVYHQYDHMVRTSTAVCPGSDAAVITIRGTRKALAMVTDCNARYVYLDPETGGAIAVAEAARNIVCSGGEPLAVTDCLNFGNPEKPDIFWQFEKAVDGMSKACSYLNTPVIGGNVSFYNETKGEAVYPTPVVGMVGLIRDVNHITTQSFKQEGDLVFLLGETREELGGSEYQKLINGNISGRPPVLDLQKEKNLQQMVLEGIRMGLVQSAHDIAEGGLAVSLAESCFEKNLGAELHLNTSLRPDIALFSESQSRILISTSKENKEEITRLAQTFGVPIEGEGTIGGNTVKIKVNQETVIDSSLSDLKALWEDAIPCMMT, from the coding sequence GATATGGGTTTAAGCGATGAGGAATATAACCGGGTTGTAGAGATCCTAGGGAGAAGACCCAATTATACGGAAACTGGAGTATATAGCGTGATGTGGAGTGAGCACTGCAGCTATAAAAATTCCAAGCCGGTTTTGCGTCGTTTTCCTACGAAAGGGGAAAAGGTTTTACAAGGACCTGGAGAAGGAGCTGGCATCGTAGATATTGGTGATAACCAAGCTGTGGTCTTTAAAATAGAAAGTCACAATCACCCATCAGCCATAGAACCTTATCAGGGGGCTGCTACCGGTGTGGGGGGAATCATCCGCGACGTATTTTCCATGGGTGCTCGCCCCGTCGCCCTATTAAATTCCCTTCGTTTCGGTCACCTGGATAAAGCCAAGGTCAAATATTTGTTTGAACATGTGGTTGAGGGGATTGCTGGATATGGTAACTGTGTCGGAATTCCAACAGTAGGAGGAGAAATTTATTTTGATCCCTGCTATGAAGGAAATCCTTTGGTGAATGCCATGTGTGTCGGCATTATTGACCATGACAAGATTCAAAAAGGAGTGGCCAAAGGAATAGGAAATCCGGTGATTTATGTAGGGGCAAGCACCGGAAGAGATGGTATCCATGGAGCCACTTTTGCTTCTGAAGAATTAAATGAATCCTCTGAAGCCAAGCGTCCTGCCGTTCAGGTGGGAGATCCCTTCATGGAGAAATTATTGTTGGAAGCATGTCTGGAATTGATTGATAAAGGTATGGTATTGGGGATTCAGGATATGGGTGCTGCAGGACTCACTTGCTCCAGTGCTGAAATGGCATGCAAAGCAGGGAACGGAGTGGAGCTAAATCTGGATCTTGTCCCTCAAAGGGAACCGGGAATGACCCCTTACGAAATCATGCTCTCCGAATCCCAGGAAAGAATGTTAATTGTAGTGGAAAGGGGCAAGGAAGAAGAAGTTGCCCAACTGTTTAAAAAGTGGGGGCTGTTGTCTGCTGTGGTGGGGAAGGTAACCGATGACGGACGACTCCGGCTTCTCCATAAAGGGGAAGTGGTGGCGGATATGCCGGTGAACAGTCTGGTGGATGGTGCACCGGTTTATTATAAACCCTCTCAAACTCCTCAATATTATCAGGAATTTGCAAATATAGATGTTCTAGCTGCGATTTCCGAACCCAAATCATATGAAGAAATATTAAAAAATATATTAGGAAGTCCCACCATTGCCAGCAAAAAATGGGTTTATCATCAATATGACCATATGGTAAGAACCAGCACTGCCGTTTGTCCCGGTTCAGATGCAGCGGTAATTACCATTCGCGGAACAAGGAAGGCATTGGCGATGGTTACGGATTGTAATGCACGCTATGTTTATCTTGATCCGGAAACCGGCGGTGCCATTGCCGTGGCCGAAGCAGCTAGAAATATCGTTTGTTCTGGAGGAGAACCCTTGGCTGTAACAGACTGTTTAAACTTTGGCAATCCCGAGAAACCAGATATCTTTTGGCAATTTGAAAAGGCCGTTGATGGCATGAGCAAGGCATGTTCCTATTTGAACACTCCGGTTATCGGCGGAAATGTAAGCTTCTATAACGAGACAAAGGGAGAAGCGGTATATCCAACTCCTGTGGTAGGGATGGTTGGGCTCATCCGGGATGTGAATCATATTACCACTCAATCCTTTAAGCAGGAAGGAGATTTGGTTTTCCTTCTAGGGGAAACAAGGGAGGAACTCGGCGGCAGCGAATATCAGAAACTGATCAACGGAAACATTAGCGGCCGTCCTCCAGTCTTGGATTTGCAAAAGGAAAAAAATCTGCAGCAGATGGTGTTGGAGGGGATTCGCATGGGCTTGGTACAAAGTGCCCATGATATTGCAGAAGGGGGATTAGCCGTTTCCTTGGCAGAGTCCTGCTTTGAAAAAAATCTCGGGGCAGAGCTTCATTTAAATACTTCCCTGCGCCCCGATATCGCCCTCTTCAGCGAATCACAGTCCCGCATTCTCATCAGCACTAGTAAAGAAAACAAAGAGGAAATCACCCGTTTGGCTCAAACATTTGGAGTTCCGATTGAAGGAGAAGGAACTATCGGTGGAAATACAGTTAAAATTAAGGTAAATCAGGAGACGGTAATTGATTCTTCGCTTTCAGACCTGAAGGCGCTCTGGGAGGATGCCATTCCATGCATGATGACATGA